A section of the Carya illinoinensis cultivar Pawnee chromosome 12, C.illinoinensisPawnee_v1, whole genome shotgun sequence genome encodes:
- the LOC122289754 gene encoding probable leucine-rich repeat receptor-like serine/threonine-protein kinase At3g14840 isoform X1 — protein MKFFTCLNDWRLEIPTVGVHVVVILKGQNLPGTLPPDLKLPCLQKLDLSRNYLSGSIPSTWGSMSQLTHISLLGNRLTGPIPGALANIKSLKSLTVEFNKLSGNLPPELGSMSSIERLLLSSNNFTGELPPSFANLISLQDFRISDNQFSGQIPNYIQKWKNLTKLFIQASGLKGPIPSLDHLGKLTELRISDLNGSEVTFPLKSINIAQWKILMLRNCNLTGPLPDPFLSPGATKELSTLDLSFNRLGGEIPLSFENLKKIQRMFVTSGASLPVERWQNCVCNDADWLMLILYRYLTGNSFTGPIPAWILDGGQYVDLSYNKFTIHKGLDGCQKGKGINLFASFLTDNIETGNIVSCLRNSPRSCPKHGQYKLHINCGGGNLRVNKSNEFDADKEDGGYSKFFLAQGDQYWSSSSTGQFIDDDRTNQDVILQNLSRLSTNSPDAELYMTARFSPLSLTYYAFCLVNGNYTVKLHFAEIVFTDDETYSSLGRRIFDVYIQEKRVLKDFDIVKAAGGVRKPYIQSFNAVVVTNSTLQIRFYWAGKGTTDIPSKGDYGPLISAISVESDNEPSSISIGAVVGILVAGAFVIILFVVAILWWKGCLGQRSSATDHGSFKAINIVIINKFSFPTIIMRNANSSNFPDILAYLTWHAPSLDLRGLDLKTGTFTLRQIKTATNNFDEANKIGEGGFGSVYKGLLSDGTMMAVKQLSSKSKQGNREFLNEIGMISALQHPHLVKLYGCCVEGNQLLLVYEYMENNSLARALLGPEEYQIQLDWPTRHRICVGIARGLAYLHEESRLKIVHRDIKATNVLLDKNLNPKISDFGLAKLDEEDNTHISTRIAGTYGYMAPEYALRGYLTDKADVYSFGIVALEIVSGKSNTSHRPKGESLQLLDWALVLKEKGNLLDLLDPRLGSNYRKEEVMRVINVALLCTNVSAAVRPTMSSVVSMLEGGAVIPELGPNLSIIDDEMKVKALWEHFQDKKESSRGNSQTQSVLTDDPFTGSSTSAVDLYPINMDSSYWEKRV, from the exons ATGAAATTCTTTACCTGTTTGAATGATTGGCGGCTTGAGATTCCTACGGTGGGGGTGCATGTTGTCGT AATTCTCAAAGGACAGAATTTACCGGGCACTCTTCCTCCAGATTTGAAGTTACCTTGCCTGCAAAAACT TGACCTCAGTCGCAACTATCTTAGCGGTTCAATCCCTTCAACATGGGGCTCCATGTCGCAGCTGACCCACAT TTCCCTTTTAGGAAACAGATTAACGGGTCCTATTCCCGGAGCTCTTGCAAACATCAAATCTCTCAAAAGCTT GACGGTCGAGTTCAATAAACTTTCTGGAAATCTTCCTCCAGAGCTCGGGAGTATGTCCTCCATAGAAAGACT TTTACTTAGCTCGAACAATTTTACTGGGGAGCTACCTCCTTCATTTGCAAACTTGATCTCATTGCAAGATTT TCGGATCAGTGACAATCAATTTTCTGGACAGATTCCCAATTATATTCAAAAATGGAAAAACCTCACTAAACT ATTTATTCAAGCAAGTGGTTTGAAGGGGCCAATTCCTAGCCTTGATCATTTGGGAAAGTTAACTGAATT GAGAATCAGTGACTTGAATGGATCTGAAGTAACTTTTCCATTGAAAAGCATTAACATAGCACAATGGAAAATACT gatgTTGAGGAATTGCAATCTTACTGGACCGCTACCCGATCCATTCTTATCTCCCGGGGCTACGAAAGAATTGTCAACCTT AGATCTCAGCTTCAACAGACTAGGTGGAGAAATTCCACTCAGCtttgaaaatctgaaaaaaatacAACGCAT GTTTGTCACATCAGGAGCAAGTTTACCTGTTGAACGCTGGCAAAACTGCGTATGTAATGATGCTGACTGGTTAATGCTGATTCTGTACAGATACTTAACCGGCAACTCATTCACTGGACCAATACCTGCTTGGATACTGGATGGAGGACAATATGT CGATCTTTCATATAACAAGTTTACAATTCATAAAGGATTGGATGGTTGCCAAAAAGGGAAAGG GATCAACTTATTCGCAAGCTTCTTGACGGACAATATTGAAAC TGGCAATATTGTTTCGTGTTTGAGGAACTCACCGCGTTCATGTCCCAAAC ATGGCCAGTACAAGCTTCATATAAATTGCGGCGGAGGAAACCTACGTGTTAATAAAAGTAATGAATTTGATGCCGATAAAGAGGATGGGGGATACTCAAAGTTCTTCCTCGCACAAGGTGATCAGTACTGGTCGTCTAGCAGCACTGGTCAATTCATAGACGATGACCGCACCAACCAAGACGTCATTTTGCAAAATTTATCCAGGCTCTCTACGAACTCGCCCGATGCCGAACTGTACATGACAGCGCgcttttctcctctctctcttacTTATTATGCCTTTTGTTTGGTAAATGGGAATTATACAGTAAAGCTCCATTTTGCGGAGATAGTATTCACTGATGATGAAACGTATAGCAGCTTGGGAAGACGTATATTTGATGTTTACATTCAG gaAAAGCGAGTGCTAAAGGATTTCGATATTGTGAAAGCAGCCGGGGGGGTTCGTAAGCCGTATATACAAAGTTTTAATGCTGTTGTTGTGACTAATAGTACCCTACAGATCCGTTTCTACTGGGCTGGGAAGGGGACAACTGATATCCCATCCAAAGGAGACTATGGTCCTCTTATTTCAGCCATTTCTGTGGAATCTG ACAATGAACCTTCAAGTATATCTATTGGAGCAGTGGTTGGAATTCTCGTTGCTGGAgcttttgttataattttatttgttgtggCTATCCTCTGGTGGAAAGGCTGTCTAGGACAGAGATCAAGTGCTACTGATCATGGTAGTTTCAAGGctattaatattgttattatcaATAAGTTTTCCTTCCCTACAATC ATCATGAGGAATGCGAATTCTTCAAATTTCCCAGACATACTTGCCTATCTAACTTGGCATGCACCTTCCTTAGATTTAAGAGGCTTAGACCTGAAAACTGGAACATTCACCTTGAGGCAAATCAAAACAGCTACAAACAACTTTGATGAGGCGAATAAAATTGGGGAAGGTGGTTTTGGTTCTGTTTATAAG GGCCTTCTGTCTGATGGCACCATGATGGCAGTCAAACAGCTTTCTTCCAAATCAAAGCAAGGAAATCGTGAGTTTTTGAATGAGATCGGCATGATTTCTGCTTTGCAGCACCCTCATCTTGTAAAGCTCTACGGATGCTGTGTTGAAGGAAATCAATTGTTGCTGGTATACGAGTACATGGAAAATAATAGCCTCGCTCGTGCTTTGCTTG GGCCCgaagaatatcaaatacaatTGGATTGGCCAACAAGACATAGGATTTGTGTTGGCATAGCAAGAGGTTTGGCCTATCTCCATGAAGAATCAAGGTTGAAGATTGTCCATAGAGACATCAAGGCTACTAATGTCTTGCTTGATAAAAATCTCAACCCTAAGATATCTGACTTTGGTTTGGCCAAGCTTGATGAAGAGGATAATACACACATCAGCACCCGAATTGCTGGAACTTA TGGTTATATGGCACCTGAGTATGCGTTGCGAGGTTATTTAACTGACAAAGCagatgtttatagttttggaatTGTGGCTTTGGAAATTGTCAGTGGGAAGAGCAACACGAGTCACAGGCCTAAGGGGGAATCTCTACAACTTCTTGATTGG GCACTTGttttaaaagagaaaggaaatctGTTGGATTTGCTTGATCCAAGATTAGGCTCAAACTACAGGAAGGAAGAGGTTATGCGTGTGATTAATGTGGCTCTCCTATGCACTAATGTTTCTGCAGCAGTTAGGCCTACCATGTCCTCAGTGGTGAGCATGCTTGAGGGCGGCGCTGTTATTCCTGAGTTGGGTCCAAATTTAAGTATCATAGATGATGAAATGAAAGTGAAGGCACTGTGGGAGCATTTTCAAGATAAGAAAGAATCAAGTAGGGGAAATAGCCAGACCCAAAGTGTATTAACGGATGACCCATTCACCGGTTCTTCTACATCCGCTGTTGATCTATATCCAATCAATATGGATTCTAGTTACTGGGAGAAAAGGGTTTAG
- the LOC122289754 gene encoding probable leucine-rich repeat receptor-like serine/threonine-protein kinase At3g14840 isoform X5, whose product MKFFTCLNDWRLEIPTVGVHVVVILKGQNLPGTLPPDLKLPCLQKLDLSRNYLSGSIPSTWGSMSQLTHISLLGNRLTGPIPGALANIKSLKSLTVEFNKLSGNLPPELGSMSSIERLFIQASGLKGPIPSLDHLGKLTELRISDLNGSEVTFPLKSINIAQWKILMLRNCNLTGPLPDPFLSPGATKELSTLDLSFNRLGGEIPLSFENLKKIQRMFVTSGASLPVERWQNCVCNDADWLMLILYRYLTGNSFTGPIPAWILDGGQYVDLSYNKFTIHKGLDGCQKGKGINLFASFLTDNIETGNIVSCLRNSPRSCPKHGQYKLHINCGGGNLRVNKSNEFDADKEDGGYSKFFLAQGDQYWSSSSTGQFIDDDRTNQDVILQNLSRLSTNSPDAELYMTARFSPLSLTYYAFCLVNGNYTVKLHFAEIVFTDDETYSSLGRRIFDVYIQEKRVLKDFDIVKAAGGVRKPYIQSFNAVVVTNSTLQIRFYWAGKGTTDIPSKGDYGPLISAISVESDNEPSSISIGAVVGILVAGAFVIILFVVAILWWKGCLGQRSSATDHGSFKAINIVIINKFSFPTIIMRNANSSNFPDILAYLTWHAPSLDLRGLDLKTGTFTLRQIKTATNNFDEANKIGEGGFGSVYKGLLSDGTMMAVKQLSSKSKQGNREFLNEIGMISALQHPHLVKLYGCCVEGNQLLLVYEYMENNSLARALLGPEEYQIQLDWPTRHRICVGIARGLAYLHEESRLKIVHRDIKATNVLLDKNLNPKISDFGLAKLDEEDNTHISTRIAGTYGYMAPEYALRGYLTDKADVYSFGIVALEIVSGKSNTSHRPKGESLQLLDWALVLKEKGNLLDLLDPRLGSNYRKEEVMRVINVALLCTNVSAAVRPTMSSVVSMLEGGAVIPELGPNLSIIDDEMKVKALWEHFQDKKESSRGNSQTQSVLTDDPFTGSSTSAVDLYPINMDSSYWEKRV is encoded by the exons ATGAAATTCTTTACCTGTTTGAATGATTGGCGGCTTGAGATTCCTACGGTGGGGGTGCATGTTGTCGT AATTCTCAAAGGACAGAATTTACCGGGCACTCTTCCTCCAGATTTGAAGTTACCTTGCCTGCAAAAACT TGACCTCAGTCGCAACTATCTTAGCGGTTCAATCCCTTCAACATGGGGCTCCATGTCGCAGCTGACCCACAT TTCCCTTTTAGGAAACAGATTAACGGGTCCTATTCCCGGAGCTCTTGCAAACATCAAATCTCTCAAAAGCTT GACGGTCGAGTTCAATAAACTTTCTGGAAATCTTCCTCCAGAGCTCGGGAGTATGTCCTCCATAGAAAGACT ATTTATTCAAGCAAGTGGTTTGAAGGGGCCAATTCCTAGCCTTGATCATTTGGGAAAGTTAACTGAATT GAGAATCAGTGACTTGAATGGATCTGAAGTAACTTTTCCATTGAAAAGCATTAACATAGCACAATGGAAAATACT gatgTTGAGGAATTGCAATCTTACTGGACCGCTACCCGATCCATTCTTATCTCCCGGGGCTACGAAAGAATTGTCAACCTT AGATCTCAGCTTCAACAGACTAGGTGGAGAAATTCCACTCAGCtttgaaaatctgaaaaaaatacAACGCAT GTTTGTCACATCAGGAGCAAGTTTACCTGTTGAACGCTGGCAAAACTGCGTATGTAATGATGCTGACTGGTTAATGCTGATTCTGTACAGATACTTAACCGGCAACTCATTCACTGGACCAATACCTGCTTGGATACTGGATGGAGGACAATATGT CGATCTTTCATATAACAAGTTTACAATTCATAAAGGATTGGATGGTTGCCAAAAAGGGAAAGG GATCAACTTATTCGCAAGCTTCTTGACGGACAATATTGAAAC TGGCAATATTGTTTCGTGTTTGAGGAACTCACCGCGTTCATGTCCCAAAC ATGGCCAGTACAAGCTTCATATAAATTGCGGCGGAGGAAACCTACGTGTTAATAAAAGTAATGAATTTGATGCCGATAAAGAGGATGGGGGATACTCAAAGTTCTTCCTCGCACAAGGTGATCAGTACTGGTCGTCTAGCAGCACTGGTCAATTCATAGACGATGACCGCACCAACCAAGACGTCATTTTGCAAAATTTATCCAGGCTCTCTACGAACTCGCCCGATGCCGAACTGTACATGACAGCGCgcttttctcctctctctcttacTTATTATGCCTTTTGTTTGGTAAATGGGAATTATACAGTAAAGCTCCATTTTGCGGAGATAGTATTCACTGATGATGAAACGTATAGCAGCTTGGGAAGACGTATATTTGATGTTTACATTCAG gaAAAGCGAGTGCTAAAGGATTTCGATATTGTGAAAGCAGCCGGGGGGGTTCGTAAGCCGTATATACAAAGTTTTAATGCTGTTGTTGTGACTAATAGTACCCTACAGATCCGTTTCTACTGGGCTGGGAAGGGGACAACTGATATCCCATCCAAAGGAGACTATGGTCCTCTTATTTCAGCCATTTCTGTGGAATCTG ACAATGAACCTTCAAGTATATCTATTGGAGCAGTGGTTGGAATTCTCGTTGCTGGAgcttttgttataattttatttgttgtggCTATCCTCTGGTGGAAAGGCTGTCTAGGACAGAGATCAAGTGCTACTGATCATGGTAGTTTCAAGGctattaatattgttattatcaATAAGTTTTCCTTCCCTACAATC ATCATGAGGAATGCGAATTCTTCAAATTTCCCAGACATACTTGCCTATCTAACTTGGCATGCACCTTCCTTAGATTTAAGAGGCTTAGACCTGAAAACTGGAACATTCACCTTGAGGCAAATCAAAACAGCTACAAACAACTTTGATGAGGCGAATAAAATTGGGGAAGGTGGTTTTGGTTCTGTTTATAAG GGCCTTCTGTCTGATGGCACCATGATGGCAGTCAAACAGCTTTCTTCCAAATCAAAGCAAGGAAATCGTGAGTTTTTGAATGAGATCGGCATGATTTCTGCTTTGCAGCACCCTCATCTTGTAAAGCTCTACGGATGCTGTGTTGAAGGAAATCAATTGTTGCTGGTATACGAGTACATGGAAAATAATAGCCTCGCTCGTGCTTTGCTTG GGCCCgaagaatatcaaatacaatTGGATTGGCCAACAAGACATAGGATTTGTGTTGGCATAGCAAGAGGTTTGGCCTATCTCCATGAAGAATCAAGGTTGAAGATTGTCCATAGAGACATCAAGGCTACTAATGTCTTGCTTGATAAAAATCTCAACCCTAAGATATCTGACTTTGGTTTGGCCAAGCTTGATGAAGAGGATAATACACACATCAGCACCCGAATTGCTGGAACTTA TGGTTATATGGCACCTGAGTATGCGTTGCGAGGTTATTTAACTGACAAAGCagatgtttatagttttggaatTGTGGCTTTGGAAATTGTCAGTGGGAAGAGCAACACGAGTCACAGGCCTAAGGGGGAATCTCTACAACTTCTTGATTGG GCACTTGttttaaaagagaaaggaaatctGTTGGATTTGCTTGATCCAAGATTAGGCTCAAACTACAGGAAGGAAGAGGTTATGCGTGTGATTAATGTGGCTCTCCTATGCACTAATGTTTCTGCAGCAGTTAGGCCTACCATGTCCTCAGTGGTGAGCATGCTTGAGGGCGGCGCTGTTATTCCTGAGTTGGGTCCAAATTTAAGTATCATAGATGATGAAATGAAAGTGAAGGCACTGTGGGAGCATTTTCAAGATAAGAAAGAATCAAGTAGGGGAAATAGCCAGACCCAAAGTGTATTAACGGATGACCCATTCACCGGTTCTTCTACATCCGCTGTTGATCTATATCCAATCAATATGGATTCTAGTTACTGGGAGAAAAGGGTTTAG
- the LOC122289754 gene encoding probable leucine-rich repeat receptor-like serine/threonine-protein kinase At3g14840 isoform X8 produces the protein MKFFTCLNDWRLEIPTVGVHVVVILKGQNLPGTLPPDLKLPCLQKLDLSRNYLSGSIPSTWGSMSQLTHISLLGNRLTGPIPGALANIKSLKSLTVEFNKLSGNLPPELGSMSSIERLRISDLNGSEVTFPLKSINIAQWKILMLRNCNLTGPLPDPFLSPGATKELSTLDLSFNRLGGEIPLSFENLKKIQRMFVTSGASLPVERWQNCVCNDADWLMLILYRYLTGNSFTGPIPAWILDGGQYVDLSYNKFTIHKGLDGCQKGKGINLFASFLTDNIETGNIVSCLRNSPRSCPKHGQYKLHINCGGGNLRVNKSNEFDADKEDGGYSKFFLAQGDQYWSSSSTGQFIDDDRTNQDVILQNLSRLSTNSPDAELYMTARFSPLSLTYYAFCLVNGNYTVKLHFAEIVFTDDETYSSLGRRIFDVYIQEKRVLKDFDIVKAAGGVRKPYIQSFNAVVVTNSTLQIRFYWAGKGTTDIPSKGDYGPLISAISVESDNEPSSISIGAVVGILVAGAFVIILFVVAILWWKGCLGQRSSATDHGSFKAINIVIINKFSFPTIIMRNANSSNFPDILAYLTWHAPSLDLRGLDLKTGTFTLRQIKTATNNFDEANKIGEGGFGSVYKGLLSDGTMMAVKQLSSKSKQGNREFLNEIGMISALQHPHLVKLYGCCVEGNQLLLVYEYMENNSLARALLGPEEYQIQLDWPTRHRICVGIARGLAYLHEESRLKIVHRDIKATNVLLDKNLNPKISDFGLAKLDEEDNTHISTRIAGTYGYMAPEYALRGYLTDKADVYSFGIVALEIVSGKSNTSHRPKGESLQLLDWALVLKEKGNLLDLLDPRLGSNYRKEEVMRVINVALLCTNVSAAVRPTMSSVVSMLEGGAVIPELGPNLSIIDDEMKVKALWEHFQDKKESSRGNSQTQSVLTDDPFTGSSTSAVDLYPINMDSSYWEKRV, from the exons ATGAAATTCTTTACCTGTTTGAATGATTGGCGGCTTGAGATTCCTACGGTGGGGGTGCATGTTGTCGT AATTCTCAAAGGACAGAATTTACCGGGCACTCTTCCTCCAGATTTGAAGTTACCTTGCCTGCAAAAACT TGACCTCAGTCGCAACTATCTTAGCGGTTCAATCCCTTCAACATGGGGCTCCATGTCGCAGCTGACCCACAT TTCCCTTTTAGGAAACAGATTAACGGGTCCTATTCCCGGAGCTCTTGCAAACATCAAATCTCTCAAAAGCTT GACGGTCGAGTTCAATAAACTTTCTGGAAATCTTCCTCCAGAGCTCGGGAGTATGTCCTCCATAGAAAGACT GAGAATCAGTGACTTGAATGGATCTGAAGTAACTTTTCCATTGAAAAGCATTAACATAGCACAATGGAAAATACT gatgTTGAGGAATTGCAATCTTACTGGACCGCTACCCGATCCATTCTTATCTCCCGGGGCTACGAAAGAATTGTCAACCTT AGATCTCAGCTTCAACAGACTAGGTGGAGAAATTCCACTCAGCtttgaaaatctgaaaaaaatacAACGCAT GTTTGTCACATCAGGAGCAAGTTTACCTGTTGAACGCTGGCAAAACTGCGTATGTAATGATGCTGACTGGTTAATGCTGATTCTGTACAGATACTTAACCGGCAACTCATTCACTGGACCAATACCTGCTTGGATACTGGATGGAGGACAATATGT CGATCTTTCATATAACAAGTTTACAATTCATAAAGGATTGGATGGTTGCCAAAAAGGGAAAGG GATCAACTTATTCGCAAGCTTCTTGACGGACAATATTGAAAC TGGCAATATTGTTTCGTGTTTGAGGAACTCACCGCGTTCATGTCCCAAAC ATGGCCAGTACAAGCTTCATATAAATTGCGGCGGAGGAAACCTACGTGTTAATAAAAGTAATGAATTTGATGCCGATAAAGAGGATGGGGGATACTCAAAGTTCTTCCTCGCACAAGGTGATCAGTACTGGTCGTCTAGCAGCACTGGTCAATTCATAGACGATGACCGCACCAACCAAGACGTCATTTTGCAAAATTTATCCAGGCTCTCTACGAACTCGCCCGATGCCGAACTGTACATGACAGCGCgcttttctcctctctctcttacTTATTATGCCTTTTGTTTGGTAAATGGGAATTATACAGTAAAGCTCCATTTTGCGGAGATAGTATTCACTGATGATGAAACGTATAGCAGCTTGGGAAGACGTATATTTGATGTTTACATTCAG gaAAAGCGAGTGCTAAAGGATTTCGATATTGTGAAAGCAGCCGGGGGGGTTCGTAAGCCGTATATACAAAGTTTTAATGCTGTTGTTGTGACTAATAGTACCCTACAGATCCGTTTCTACTGGGCTGGGAAGGGGACAACTGATATCCCATCCAAAGGAGACTATGGTCCTCTTATTTCAGCCATTTCTGTGGAATCTG ACAATGAACCTTCAAGTATATCTATTGGAGCAGTGGTTGGAATTCTCGTTGCTGGAgcttttgttataattttatttgttgtggCTATCCTCTGGTGGAAAGGCTGTCTAGGACAGAGATCAAGTGCTACTGATCATGGTAGTTTCAAGGctattaatattgttattatcaATAAGTTTTCCTTCCCTACAATC ATCATGAGGAATGCGAATTCTTCAAATTTCCCAGACATACTTGCCTATCTAACTTGGCATGCACCTTCCTTAGATTTAAGAGGCTTAGACCTGAAAACTGGAACATTCACCTTGAGGCAAATCAAAACAGCTACAAACAACTTTGATGAGGCGAATAAAATTGGGGAAGGTGGTTTTGGTTCTGTTTATAAG GGCCTTCTGTCTGATGGCACCATGATGGCAGTCAAACAGCTTTCTTCCAAATCAAAGCAAGGAAATCGTGAGTTTTTGAATGAGATCGGCATGATTTCTGCTTTGCAGCACCCTCATCTTGTAAAGCTCTACGGATGCTGTGTTGAAGGAAATCAATTGTTGCTGGTATACGAGTACATGGAAAATAATAGCCTCGCTCGTGCTTTGCTTG GGCCCgaagaatatcaaatacaatTGGATTGGCCAACAAGACATAGGATTTGTGTTGGCATAGCAAGAGGTTTGGCCTATCTCCATGAAGAATCAAGGTTGAAGATTGTCCATAGAGACATCAAGGCTACTAATGTCTTGCTTGATAAAAATCTCAACCCTAAGATATCTGACTTTGGTTTGGCCAAGCTTGATGAAGAGGATAATACACACATCAGCACCCGAATTGCTGGAACTTA TGGTTATATGGCACCTGAGTATGCGTTGCGAGGTTATTTAACTGACAAAGCagatgtttatagttttggaatTGTGGCTTTGGAAATTGTCAGTGGGAAGAGCAACACGAGTCACAGGCCTAAGGGGGAATCTCTACAACTTCTTGATTGG GCACTTGttttaaaagagaaaggaaatctGTTGGATTTGCTTGATCCAAGATTAGGCTCAAACTACAGGAAGGAAGAGGTTATGCGTGTGATTAATGTGGCTCTCCTATGCACTAATGTTTCTGCAGCAGTTAGGCCTACCATGTCCTCAGTGGTGAGCATGCTTGAGGGCGGCGCTGTTATTCCTGAGTTGGGTCCAAATTTAAGTATCATAGATGATGAAATGAAAGTGAAGGCACTGTGGGAGCATTTTCAAGATAAGAAAGAATCAAGTAGGGGAAATAGCCAGACCCAAAGTGTATTAACGGATGACCCATTCACCGGTTCTTCTACATCCGCTGTTGATCTATATCCAATCAATATGGATTCTAGTTACTGGGAGAAAAGGGTTTAG